Part of the Henckelia pumila isolate YLH828 chromosome 2, ASM3356847v2, whole genome shotgun sequence genome is shown below.
GTATAGAGTTTTTGGTAGACTAACTTACACTAATTTTCGCCCATAGCGaaatattttctgaagttgtAGCAATGctgaaaatctttaaaactctAAAATTTGAAAGTTAAAAAGGTGGAAAAAATTTCCTTATCACGttgaattgaaaaaaaaaacatattatattaaacCTTTAAAACCAACCAGAAATAGTATTTTAAAGTAAATTCAGGCTTAGCACTTAAATTTTTTCCGGTTGAAAGCTATTTCAAGAAAGGTTCAAATAATTTACTGTCAAATACAATCATTATTTTACTCTGAAGACTGAATTCCAACCTCAGATCCAACTTAATTTGACAATTTTCTAACCTGATGAGATAAAACAGAGCAAGCAAGAGGTGGCCGTGGCGAGGAGGCAGCCAAATAAGGTTAGAGATGTCGGTGGAGAGAAGGgatttatatatacatacatatatagtacatatatatatgtatgcatgtattatgtatcAAAACTTGACACTTGACAAAACCCAAAACGAAAAACCGTAATAAAATGGATTAACTTAATCTATCCGCTATTTGTCTCATTACCTCGTATAAGTATCAACGGTGCCTGACTGTTTCGTCCAGAGGGTTTCGTGATGCAAGTTTTCATAGCTCATCCTTTACGTCGGTCGTAGGGTTCTTGATGTCTTCTTTAGCATTAGAATCATTCGATGCTGGAGAAGATATTGGTTTCTGGAGTTTAAAAGGGATAGATGCATGTTTCTTGAGAAATTTGTATAATGCCACAACTGTACGTTCCGTTTCAACGGGTATCTGTTAAATGCGCGAACATGCTCAAAACCGTGATGAGGTGAACATgggacaaaattttaaaaatcagatATCCAAGTTTATGGAAACTTACAGGATCAAGGCTTTTCTTTCCAGCTGGGAAGAAGAGAATTGTGGGGAATCCATCAGACTACAAAAAGTAGACAGCTCTTCAGCATCAATAATATTTTCAACAGGCCGAAACTATTGCTCCTGATCTTTTTTCCCCACGACAATATTACATTCAATAAGCCAAATGTACATTCAATATTACATGCATGCCTATGATTATAGATATTTCAAGATCAAGTGTCTCGTAATCTCGTTTGCATACATGCACGGGGTGAAATGTTATGCTACCTGAGTCTCTTTTAGGGGATAATACACAAATTGGATTAGAATTTAGAATGCAGAAGGATCAACGAATAAGGCATATCAAGCACTACTACCATAGTCTCTTCTAGATTCAAGATTTGGAATGCTATACTACCTTAGCTTTGTGATGTTCATTCGTGGTTCCATCCATTTTGGCTACAACAAGTGATTCTACACCGTGCAAGTGCTTGGCCAGCTTGTTGTATGTTGGTTCAAGAGCTTGGCAATGGCCACACCATGGCGCATATATCTGAATGAACATATGCTCCTAGATTAGAAATTCACCCAGAAATAAAAAGTAGATATCAAATGAAGTATAGATTAATACGACAGTACCTCAAGAAGAACATCTTTGGATTCGTCCAAAACAATATCATCGAAATTATTCCCAACAACTATTTTCACATCGCCGTCATTCTATAAAACGCAAGGTCACCGAAAAGATTGATCAGACGACCGAAATGACAGATTGCATGgggcaaaaaaattatttagaaCTCACATTCTCAGGAATAGGATCTGATTTGAAGAATGGCTTCACCTTGTCTTCAAAGAATGACTGCCCAAATGCCTAATGAAATAAGGACGATAATCTCAGTAAAAATTTTAGGCCACGAAAACAGGTTTTCAGGACTCAAATCAATGCACAAGCAAAATAACAAACAAATCCACATAAAGCAATAAATGCAAAAGCAATGAACCAAAATGAGAAATTTTAAGTGATACTTCACCTTAATATTCTCAAATGTAAATTCCTCATCCAGTATATATTTCCTAGCATCATCAACTGTGTATCCTAATACCTGCAAGAGTTCTCACAATCTTGAAATTTGACTGTCCTCGGATTATGATATTCAGAGCAAAGGAAAATGTGTACAGAAACAAAGGTAACTTGATGAataatattgagaagtttactTTCGGTGAGTCTCCCGTGACTCCAAAATAATTGGCTACAGGCTTCCCAGTTTCTTCATTGTCAACTTCCACAGATACAAATATAATCTGCGTAAATTTTGAAGAATGGATTATAAAGTTGTCATTTACTTGAAAATGAATGTCACTGGAACATTGTGCCGGGAATTTTTCCACAACAAAAACTTCAACCTTTACATACCATTGCATGGTTCAAAGTCAAAATAATAAACGTTTATGGCTTGAGTTAaaaaatgattgtttaattggCAGAGAGCGAGTGTGTGGCCAAAACCAGTGACAATCCAACTAGCACAAAGATTGCCAATTTCAGGTTGGCCCCTTCTGAatcaataacttgaaataaCTAAACAGTTGGTTTAAACTTAAAATGAACATCTTTATCTACAATGCAAAAATGCTAAATAATTACTCTCTTGCTGTTCCAGTACCTTTCCCTTGAAAAGTTTGGCGGCTTCTTCAAATATTGGAATAACTTTTTTTGAGTCCTTGGATGAGGAAAAAAGCAGAAGCTGAAATGAGAGGCAAAAGGAGTTCAATGTTATGACCGTGAAGATACAAAGTCCTGCATAACATAAGTTATCTGTAGATTTCAATGGCACATTTTGGCAAGGGAAGGGAGGTGCGGAATTAGAACAAAAAGACTCGCCTGCTTTTTAGTTTTGCTCTCGAATATCAGTGATGCACTTTCTCTGCTAAAAATGGTCACTAATGGAAGCTTGTTGGCAGAAACAAATTCAGCTATGGCTGACTTTTGGAACTGACCATCTGCATTAAAAACAAGAGGTGAATTTTCGGCAAGATACTACAAATAGACGACATCCATTGGCATGCGTTTAGGACTAACCAAAATGGGTCACTTTCTCAGCCTCATTTTTCAGCAAGACTAGAGCAGGGCGTTTAACATCTGCTTCCAAGTGAAACATCTTTGCCACATTGAGATTTGAAGTTTGATAAAAATTCACATCATCATCAAGTTTTGACGCAGCAGCAAGCTCTTGATTTTCTGAACCCTGTAATTGTGGGATGAAAAATAAGtagaaaaatgatattttttattatcaaatgaAATTAAAAAGATGAAGCGGAGCCAATTCCAAAGAGAGGCGTAGAAAGGAATAAGAAAATTGTAAAGTCAAAAAAATGCTAAATATATCAAAGGCATTCTTCTAGTACCCAACACTTAAAAACATGAATGCAGATGTGGGAAGGTTAGACGTCACCCACCTGCTAAACATCGATGGACAGATTTTTGCCACATGTTGATACGGCCCATGTGGCAAAAAAAATATCCATTGCGAAGGGTACTACCCAGGGGTGGGGTCTAATTATGATAGGTGTAATATGATGGTGATTATCAAGTAAAATCTGGCACACCATCATAAAAAAATACGGTCAAAGCAAGAGTTACTTACCACCAACGAGTCAAGGAAGCCCAACACGACCTTATTCTCGGATGTTAGTATGCGCTCTGCTTCCTCTGTTGTTGTTATATTGGATATACCAGGTCCTGTTTTTTTCTTGATCCAAGTCACAATGGCTTCCCTACATGGAAGTTAATTTTCTTCTCAACTTATCACTCCACATTATGCACATGAATTACCACCACAAACTTTGTATCAATTATATTTCCAGGGTGGTGCTATCATCAAGTAAACAGTAAGGTGGTTGATATACCTTTTTCCTTTTTATGCTTTGCGAGAATAGCACTACTTTGCATACGAGATATGAATAATAACAAGAGACACATAATCAAATATACTATCAGTGTTGCAGCCGCACAACAGGGCTGGACTAGGAGCTATCTGATCGTAATGGAAAcacaattttaaaatgatgTTACCCGGACATGCTACCTTAAATATATGACTTCCGCTCATTCACACAGTCTCGTATAAAAGGAAAACAATCAATCTTCAGGCCAGAGTTTTATAGCATAATGAAAACAGAAAcatcaatttcaaatcaatTACAATTACTCAAAAGACATTTTTTGACATTTACTACAGGCATCTTAGCTTATGGGCGGAAAAACTTTTAGTTTAGAGCGAAAAGGAAAGAACAGATTGATGCTGCAAATATGAAAAACAGATTTCTAACGATCGGTTAATTTAACACTACCGAATCTCACAAAACATATGAACTTTCTAAACTTTGGAGGAAACAAAATCAGCAAACAAGCAGGAAATCAAAATGGCTAAATTTCAGAAATTTGTGTTTCTCATTCTATCGTAAAATATTAGAAATGCCCAAAAGCATATAAAGGAAAAAACGGGAGACCGAAACTCACTTGGAACGCTGCCCTGAGTAAGGTTTATGCTCCCCGTCAACAAAGAAGTACACAGTCGGAAACCCCTGCACTTCATACTTCTCAGCTAACTCGTTCTCAAGAGTAGCATCCACCTTCGCAAGCTTCACATTCGTCGCTTTCAGCTCTGTAGCGGCCGCCGCATACTCCGGCGCCATGGCCTTGCAATGCCCACACCAAGGCGCGTAAAACTCCACCATCACGTATTTATTGTCCTCGACAAAGTCAGTGAAATTACCATCCGTCAAAACGAAAACGTCCTTCTCATCGAAATTGGCCAAATCATCCTCCACCTCGCCGTGATCGAAGCCCGACGGATCGAAATCATCGTAGTTTTCGAATTCATCCCCCTCATTATCCGAGAATTCTGCTTCCGAATAATTGTGGTCGGAAACAGCCTCGGTTTCAGGTTCTTCTAGAAAGCTCAGGTCTTCGTCGTCGTCAACGTCATCGGAGGACGAGGCGGAGGCGGAGAGAACGTGGGCGGAGAGGAGGGAGAAGAGGAGGAGGGAGGCGAGTGCGAGTAGGAAAACTGGACGAGAAGCCATGGAATCAAGGTTTAACGAGTGATGTTGACTGTAAATTGGAGTGGCTTTTGACTCAGATCTAAAGAAATGACTGGTTTTATTCTTTATGGAAGATGGAGGCCCGACACGACGTCGTTTAAGCAGAATTTAGGATTTGATCCTCGGATGGATACCTCATTAATTACATTAATTAAGAATTGAATAAATGAATTTATTACCCCATATCTTCTTAATTAAcgcataatttatttaaaaaaagaaatgaattttcaaatatatataaaaaaaacaaacaaacaaacaagcaATGCTTGTTAGTTGTTACATTTttattgtgtgtgtatgtgttttttttttaaagaaatatttttttatgtttttgcgagtttaaaaaaagattttgtattgaaaaaaaaacattgattttatatcaaaaatGTCACTTTTTAATTGTAATGATTTTGGTCGACTTGTCTCATTTCACAGCATGCGCGAATTTATGTTAGCATAGCCCTTTTTTTTgggtattatatatatatatatatatatatatatatatatatatatataattttcttttttgatgagatatttatatataatttcaaaaataattaatagtatagaaaattttaaattttgtatatgcttattgtttaaatttttttttataaaattcaaTATATGACTTTGGCTTCTCAAATATTAAATACATACTAAATTAAATATCTTTTTTGTTTcagattaatttttaaaattataatagttGTGTGATATGAATGTATTAAAAggtgatatttttttatgatttgagagaaaaatatattACTTGAATAATGAAACTATTTGTTgttgcattaaaataaattgtagtggttgaaaaaaaataaaaattttgaatcctatttatttttgtattattctaaattaatgaaattttcaaatgagtttcaaaatatattataaataaaatatattatgttttcttataatattatataatttattaaattaagttTAAGTTCACCCTAATTTTAATTTAGTGTTTTTGTGTGAGCTTTGAAATGGGAAGTTCTATTTTGTGGTGTAATAATGTGAGGAAGGCGGCGATGGATTTGGTGGCTTCAAGATATATATCATAAACTTTAAACTTTCCTGGCAtttattaattgatttattttattaaaaaaataatagtattgttGTTTTTATACTAGTTCATATTAGGCAAATAACTTGGTGTCATGGTACATCTTTCTTTTTTTAGTACCAAAATTACTCTTATAAAGTGTGATGATTATAATATGACCCtgtttgataatataaaattataaatcaaaCTAAATAGGAAACATTTATTAAaccaaaagaaagaaaaaagaaaaaaggcaACCAGAATGTTGTGTGTGCATGTTTTGGGTTTTTATCATTGGGCCTATAGTTACCCAAATGTTGGGGGAGAAGACTGGACTGGACCCTCGAAGGCTTATTCGTTAAAAATGCGCCCCACATTTGAAAAAAACAGTCCACGGTGAAATCACTATATTATTCCCCCcgcccaaaaataaaaaaggagAAGGAAAAATTCGAaggtataaaaaattttaagcattttttttataaattttgaagTTGTGCAAAAAAGAAACAGGATATAAATATAATCAATCGTTGGTGATTTCCATAAAAATAGAAGATTTCATATTGGAAATGATAAATGGTATTCGAAAGAACCAAAAGGAATCAAGGAACCAGAATGGGAGCAAAACTTGACTAAAGGATTAAGGATCCAGAAACTCGGTGTACTATAATGTAAAGTTCCTTTGGGTCTGTAACAAATAGAGACGTTTGTTCATGGCATATCTTTGAGATTTTAGTGGTTTCTAATGATTCAGTGATTCAGACGAATGTATATCATCAGAAAGAAGTGTTCCTATCATAAAAAAAGATTCGCTCGTTATAAATACTGCATGAATCATCATTCCAACACATCCGAACATAATCAATCAAAAAATTCGAGTGTGAGAAAATTttgtgtaacgccccactgtatcaagacgggtcttttcagcgtgcttatgtcctcactcacacgcaccctggaaaacttcccagggagtcacccatcctataattgccccaagtcaagcatgcttaactttggagttcttatgtgatgagctttcgaaaaaaagatgcaccttcttgatatgagttgtacatatcaaatcttttgtacctctTATTTCggtgtgggatcggttcattcatgtcatcCGTTgcccattctttggtggggttttcatctttcaggtattaaccacccatattgcggaccatgtaatggtatcaaagccgacctctcttagtacagTATGGTTcagggacgaaccaagcggaagctggtgggtatgtaacgcccggggctgaagaggcagggagtgatcgccggtgccaagaggttgcacggacaataagcggctcctggtaggcttctaggcggagggagacatgaatgaaccgatcccgtgccgaaatgagagggattctgagactgtgtaggtataagactacatggttgaggagggcttaaaagatttcat
Proteins encoded:
- the LOC140880646 gene encoding protein disulfide isomerase-like 1-4, with protein sequence MASRPVFLLALASLLLFSLLSAHVLSASASSSDDVDDDEDLSFLEEPETEAVSDHNYSEAEFSDNEGDEFENYDDFDPSGFDHGEVEDDLANFDEKDVFVLTDGNFTDFVEDNKYVMVEFYAPWCGHCKAMAPEYAAAATELKATNVKLAKVDATLENELAEKYEVQGFPTVYFFVDGEHKPYSGQRSKEAIVTWIKKKTGPGISNITTTEEAERILTSENKVVLGFLDSLVGSENQELAAASKLDDDVNFYQTSNLNVAKMFHLEADVKRPALVLLKNEAEKVTHFDGQFQKSAIAEFVSANKLPLVTIFSRESASLIFESKTKKQLLLFSSSKDSKKVIPIFEEAAKLFKGKIIFVSVEVDNEETGKPVANYFGVTGDSPKVLGYTVDDARKYILDEEFTFENIKAFGQSFFEDKVKPFFKSDPIPENNDGDVKIVVGNNFDDIVLDESKDVLLEIYAPWCGHCQALEPTYNKLAKHLHGVESLVVAKMDGTTNEHHKAKSDGFPTILFFPAGKKSLDPIPVETERTVVALYKFLKKHASIPFKLQKPISSPASNDSNAKEDIKNPTTDVKDEL